In Aquificaceae bacterium, the sequence AGGTCTTTATCTCTCCAGTGGACGTGGTGTTTTCAGAGGATACGGTTCTCCAGCCGGACATTGTCTATATGTCAGACCTTTCAGAAGTTAGAGACAGGATATACGCCTCTCCGGACCTTGTAGTGGAAATAGTCTCGCCTTCCACCTTCAAAAGGGATTTGACAGATAAGATGAAGCTTTACGAGAGATATGGTGTAAAAGAATACTGGCTTGTGTTTCCTTTAGAAAAGACCATAATGGTCTATGAGCTTACAGAAAAGGGTTATGAGCTCCTTTCCTATGCCACAGAGAAGGGCAAAGTAAAGTCAAGAGTCCTGCAGGGCTTTGAGCTGGAGGTGGAAGAGCTTTTTGGAGGTCTGTGATGGAGGTTAAAACAAGGCTGACCGCTGAGGAGTTTTTTAAACTCTATCCAGAGGAGAGCAGGGTTGAGCTCATTGACGGGGAGGTCTACGAAATGCCGGCGCCGAGCTTTATGCATCAACTGGTAGTATTGAGGATTGCATCAAACATGCTTTCATGGGTAGATAGCAGAAAGACTGGATTTGTAGTTGCATCACCTATTGATGTGGTGCTTTCAGAAGATATGGTGCTTCAGCCGGATATAGTCTATGTATCAGATACTTCCAAAGTAGGCAACAGAATACACGGCTCACCAGACCTTGTGGTGGAGGTGGTTTCACCTTCCACCCTCAAAAGAGACATAACCGATAAGATGAAAATTTACGAAAAACACCGCATTAAAGAATACTGGCTTGTCTTTCCTTTAGAAAAGACCATAATGGTCTATGAGCTTACAGAGAAGGGTTATGAGCTTTTTTCTTACGCTACAGAGAAGGGTAGGGTAAAGTCAAAGGTTCTCGAGGGCTTTGAGCTGGATGTGGAAGAGGTATTTACCTTATAATAGAAGGGAGGAGGTTTTATCGTGGAAAGGGAAAGGCTCTATTCAAAGAAGCTGAACGCTGGCAAAAGGACTTACTTTTTTGACATTAAGAAGGGCAGGGACGGTTCTGCCTACCTGATAATCACAGAGCAGACTGAGGACAAGAAGAACAGGCTAATGGTCTTTGAGGACAGGGCAGAAGAGTTCATGCAGGCACTGCAGGAAGCCCTGGGCAAGATGAAAGAGGTGAAATAAACAGACAATTCGCAGGAGGTTGGGGCATGAAGTTGCTTCTCTTTCTCTTACCAATGGCCAGCTTTGCCCTTGAAGATTGTAGACCCTCCATAAGTCTTGAACAGGCAATAAACAACGCAAGGCAACATGTGGGGAATGTCCAGTCCGCTCAGCTATCTCAGAACAGAAAAACGGGAGAGTGTTTCTACAGAGTTAGGGGGTCTGAGGGCACTGCGGTGATAGATGCAAGGGATGGAAAGCTGCTTAAGTTTACCAGAAGGCGATAAGTCTATTTTGAGGGTCTGAAGGCTTTGACCTTTGTCTCGTCGGTGGTTATGTATGGACCTCCTATGAGGTCTATGCAGTAAGGCACTGCAGGGAAGACGGCATCAAGACATACCTTTATGGATTGAGGCTTTCCCGGCAGGTTTATTATGAGAGTCCGGTTTCTTATTCCTGCTGTCTGGCGTGAGAGTATGGCAGTGGGAACCTGCTTTAGAGATACCGCCCTCATGAGCTCACCAAATCCAGGAAGCATCTTCTGGCACACCGCTTCTGTAGCCTCAGGCGTCACATCCCTGGGCGCTGGTCCCGTCCCGCCTGTGGTGAGTATCAGGCAACAGCCCTCCACATCTGACATATGGATGAGTGCACCCTCTATTAGGTCCCTCTCGTCGGGAACTATACGATAAACCACCTCAAAAGGAGAGGTTATAACTTCGTTCACATACTCTATTATGTATTTACCGCTTATGTCCTCGTATTCTCCCCTGCTTGCCCTGTCAGAAATAGTGAGAACACCTATTTTTGCCTTTTCCATGGGTTAACATTATAAAACATGGAGCAAAAACCAAGGTGGGTCTACAGGCTTGAAAACTACAGAAAAGCTCTAAAACAGCTCAGGTCTGCGGTGGAGCTATTCGGGGAAAGGCAGCTTACAGACCTGGAAAAGCAGGGTATGATTCAAGCTTTTGAGTATGTGTTTGAACTTGGCTGGAACTTACTGAGAGACTATCTTCTTTATCAGGGACATACGGACATAAAAGGCTCAAGGGATGCCATAAGAACAGCCTTCAGGTATGGTCTTATAGAGGACGGTGAGCTATGGATACAGATGATGTCTGCTAGAAACCTCACATCACACACCTACGACCAGAGCCTTGCGGAGCAGGTGATTAAAGCAATAGTGGAACAGTATATGTCAGAATTTGAAAAACTCCAGAACGCTTTTGAAAGGCTTGAGAAGGAATATGAACAGAGTAGCTCTTGACACTAAGACTCTTGAACTTCTAAAGAGCGTCTTTAGAAAGTATCCAGAGGTGGAGAAGGTTTATCTTTTTGGCTCAAGGGCAAGAGGCAATTACTCTAAGGCTTCAGACATAGACCTTTTTCTTGTGGCTCCGGGTATGAGCTTTGACCGCTACCTGAAGCTCTACTCAGAGCTTGAGGAGCTTGACATACCTTATAAGATTGACCTTATAATGAACTGGCAGTTGCCAGAGGAAGCTTTAGAGATATATCCTGAGAAGGTTGACATCTGATATTGTGAATGTTAAAATCACTTTCAGCATGAAGCTGGTGGTCTCCCTTCTCAGCACGCTGCTCCTGCTCTTTGCGGACTTTGCGGTGGCAGAGCATCACCACGAGGACCATGAGCTTCATGTAGACTGCTCCGTATGTATCCTCCAGCATACCCAGCTGGACACCCCCAGCTACAAGCCCAGTTTAGACATAAGAATTCTCACAATCCCTGTAAAATTTCAGGAAAAACCCCTTCAGCCAGTATTTAAACCCCTTATAAAGACCACGCACTGTAGAGCACCTCCTGCCCTCTAAACCTCTACACCGACCCCTTATAAAAACTCAAAAGGAGGTGCATGCCATGAAAGTTTTATACATTTTCAGCACGCTAAACAGCGCCAGCTACATACTGGGCAGAATGATACTGCCCCAGCTGGAAAACGACGCCCACCCGGTAGAGGTCTCAGGGATGTTTTTCTTTCTTGACAACAACTATGTGCTGGTGAAGGGAAACCCCATAGGGGAGAGGCTTGCAAAACTTCTCAGGGATGGAAAGATTGGCTTTCTGATGGGTTGCGACCAGTGCTGTTACGAAAGAAACATAGCGGACAAACTCGTGGATGGTGCCACTATAGGGTGTTTTCCAAACCTTTATGGAAAAGCCCAGCAACTGGGCGTCCAGCAGGTCATAACACTTTAAGGAGGTGAAGAGATGAGAAAGGCTTTTATTTTTCTGACAGGTCTGTTTGGCTTTACCTTTGCACAGGAAAACCTTCAGGACTTGAAGCGTCAGCTGGAAGAGCATAGAAAGCTCATACAGGAGCTGGAAAGAAAAATTCAGTCCCTTGAAAAAGCTCAGCAGTCAAAGCCAGAGGAAAAGAAAGAGCTCACAAAGCCAGAGCCCGCAGACAGAAGTCTCCAGCTCAGGGCAAAGTTTGACGAAAGACTGAGAGCATATCAGGTTTCTCCCTTCAGACAGACCGCCTTTCTACCCGACATTTCCTTCATACTGGACTTTTCTGCGGTGGCAAGAAACAGAAAGGATAAGGAATACGAGGAGCTTGTAATTCCCAGGCTCTGGCACAGGCACGAGCACAACGGGCACGGACATGCACTCCTGAACGATAAGAGAGGCTTTAACCTCAACTACGGAGAGCTGTATCTGTATGCTCCTGTTGACCCTTACTTTGACCTGTATGCGACCATACCCTTCTCCGAAGATGGTGCGGAAATAGAAGAAGCCTATGCGGTCACTAGAGGTCTTCCCGGTGGCTTACAGCTGAAGGTGGGTAAGTTCAGGAGCGGTTTTGGAAGGCTCAACGCACAGCACCCTCACGCATGGGACTTTGCCACCCAGCCACTTCCCAACAAGGTATTTCTTGGTGATGACGGGCTTGTGGAGAAAGGCATAGGTATAAACTGGCTTGCACCTACACCCTTTTATCTTCTCTTTGGTCTTGAGGTGCTTCAGGGGGAGAACGACCAGAGCTTTGGCTACAAGGGCTTTACCATAACTGACCCAAACAATCCAAGCAATACCTTTGAAATTGGCGACAAGCCAGTTCCAAACCTCTATGTGGGCTATATGAAGACCTCCTTTGACCTTGGAAGGCTCTCCGTGCTTACCGGGCTTTCTTACGCTCAGGGTAAGCACAGACACGCTCATGACGACCACGGACTGGATGCGAAGACCAAGCTATACGGCTTTGACCTTACCGCAAGATATCAGATAGACAGCGTCAGATATCTGGCTCTGCAGGGTGAGTATATGTGGAGAGACCAGGATGGGACAAGGTATGGCTTTAACAACGCTGGGAACGTGACTACAGCAAAGATTGACAGAAAACAGGCAGGTTTTTATGCACAGCTTGTGGGCAGGTTCCACAAGCAGTGGAGGGCAGGTGTTCGCTATGAGCTTATAAACAAGAACGATGTTAAAAGAAACGGCACTGCCCTGTGGGCACCCGACAACCTTCCTGCCTACTACGCCATGCTTGAATACACACCCACTGAGTTTTCACGCATAAGGCTTCAGGTGGGAGAAAACAGAGCCTTCTACGAGGGTCAGAAACGCAAGCCCGTAAAAGAGGTCATCCTGCAGTTCAACTTTGCCATA encodes:
- a CDS encoding Uma2 family endonuclease translates to METKTKLTAEEFFRLYPEESRVELIEGEVYEMPAPSVHHQRVLFYISRSMQELIMKQDIQGEVFISPVDVVFSEDTVLQPDIVYMSDLSEVRDRIYASPDLVVEIVSPSTFKRDLTDKMKLYERYGVKEYWLVFPLEKTIMVYELTEKGYELLSYATEKGKVKSRVLQGFELEVEELFGGL
- a CDS encoding Uma2 family endonuclease, which translates into the protein MEVKTRLTAEEFFKLYPEESRVELIDGEVYEMPAPSFMHQLVVLRIASNMLSWVDSRKTGFVVASPIDVVLSEDMVLQPDIVYVSDTSKVGNRIHGSPDLVVEVVSPSTLKRDITDKMKIYEKHRIKEYWLVFPLEKTIMVYELTEKGYELFSYATEKGRVKSKVLEGFELDVEEVFTL
- a CDS encoding DUF3276 family protein — protein: MERERLYSKKLNAGKRTYFFDIKKGRDGSAYLIITEQTEDKKNRLMVFEDRAEEFMQALQEALGKMKEVK
- the mog gene encoding molybdopterin adenylyltransferase — encoded protein: MEKAKIGVLTISDRASRGEYEDISGKYIIEYVNEVITSPFEVVYRIVPDERDLIEGALIHMSDVEGCCLILTTGGTGPAPRDVTPEATEAVCQKMLPGFGELMRAVSLKQVPTAILSRQTAGIRNRTLIINLPGKPQSIKVCLDAVFPAVPYCIDLIGGPYITTDETKVKAFRPSK
- a CDS encoding nucleotidyltransferase substrate binding protein; the encoded protein is MEQKPRWVYRLENYRKALKQLRSAVELFGERQLTDLEKQGMIQAFEYVFELGWNLLRDYLLYQGHTDIKGSRDAIRTAFRYGLIEDGELWIQMMSARNLTSHTYDQSLAEQVIKAIVEQYMSEFEKLQNAFERLEKEYEQSSS
- a CDS encoding nucleotidyltransferase domain-containing protein, translating into MNRVALDTKTLELLKSVFRKYPEVEKVYLFGSRARGNYSKASDIDLFLVAPGMSFDRYLKLYSELEELDIPYKIDLIMNWQLPEEALEIYPEKVDI